From the genome of Alphaproteobacteria bacterium, one region includes:
- the atzF gene encoding allophanate hydrolase: MSLSLSEYRQAYANGAKPQDLIAAALHRLERIDDPGIFLHLADRAALDAAIAALGPFEPAARPLWGVPFAVKDNIDVAGMPTTAACPAYAYTPDRDAEVVARLRAAGAIPIGKTNLDQFATGLVGLRTPYPAPRNALDPKLVPGGSSSGSAVAVAQGIVPFALGTDTAGSGRVPAGLNGLVGLKPSLGALSTRGVVPACRSLDCVSVFARSVADALAVFEAAAGFDPADAYSRPVLQEPPWPALAGLTVGVPAPADRRFDGCEASATAYAALLDRLAGLGVRIRELPFQTFYAIAALLYEGPWVAERYAAIRPFIEAQADALHPVTRAIIEKAPAYSAADAFAATYALADLRRTVEPLLAEVDLLCVPTAPRNPTTAEVLADPIGVNAMLGTYTNFVNLLGLCGLTVPAAARPDGQPASLTLLAPAGHDLRLAHLATALAPALAGGGDTDAVLLAVVGAHLSGMALNHQLQDLGAAFVEATETAPLYRLFALPDSEPPKPGLLRGQPGGAVQVEVYRLSHAAFGRFVAAIPPPLGIGDLRLADGRRVKGFLVEAEAVADARDITRFGGWRAFTAHSAATEAV, encoded by the coding sequence ATGAGTCTCAGTCTTTCGGAATACCGACAGGCTTACGCCAATGGCGCCAAGCCGCAAGACCTGATCGCGGCGGCGCTGCACCGGCTGGAGCGGATCGACGATCCGGGCATTTTCCTGCATCTGGCCGACCGGGCGGCACTCGACGCGGCCATCGCGGCGCTGGGGCCGTTCGAGCCCGCCGCCCGGCCGCTCTGGGGCGTGCCGTTCGCGGTCAAGGACAATATCGACGTCGCCGGCATGCCCACCACGGCCGCCTGCCCGGCCTATGCCTATACGCCGGACCGGGACGCCGAGGTGGTCGCGCGCCTCAGGGCCGCCGGCGCGATCCCCATCGGCAAGACCAATCTGGACCAGTTCGCCACCGGCCTGGTCGGCCTGCGCACGCCCTATCCCGCCCCCCGCAATGCCCTGGACCCAAAATTGGTGCCGGGCGGCTCCAGTTCCGGGTCGGCGGTGGCGGTGGCACAAGGCATCGTGCCCTTCGCGCTGGGCACGGACACGGCCGGTTCGGGCCGGGTGCCGGCGGGGCTGAACGGCCTGGTGGGGCTGAAGCCCAGCCTGGGCGCGCTCTCGACCCGCGGCGTGGTGCCCGCCTGCCGCAGCCTGGATTGCGTCTCCGTGTTCGCCCGCTCCGTCGCCGACGCCCTGGCGGTGTTCGAAGCCGCCGCCGGTTTCGACCCCGCGGACGCCTATTCGCGGCCGGTCCTCCAAGAGCCCCCCTGGCCGGCGCTCGCCGGCCTGACCGTCGGCGTGCCGGCGCCGGCGGACCGGCGGTTCGACGGCTGCGAAGCGTCCGCCACGGCCTATGCCGCCCTGCTGGATCGCCTCGCGGGGCTCGGCGTCCGCATCCGGGAATTGCCGTTCCAGACCTTCTACGCCATTGCCGCCCTGCTCTATGAGGGGCCATGGGTGGCCGAACGCTATGCCGCGATCCGGCCCTTTATCGAAGCCCAGGCCGATGCCCTTCACCCGGTCACGCGCGCCATCATCGAAAAGGCGCCGGCCTACAGCGCCGCCGACGCCTTCGCGGCCACCTACGCGCTCGCCGATCTGCGCCGGACGGTGGAGCCGTTGCTGGCGGAGGTCGACCTGCTCTGCGTGCCGACCGCACCGCGCAACCCGACCACGGCCGAGGTGCTCGCCGACCCGATCGGCGTCAACGCGATGCTCGGCACCTATACCAACTTCGTCAATCTGCTGGGCCTTTGCGGCCTGACCGTGCCGGCCGCCGCCCGTCCCGACGGCCAGCCGGCGAGCCTGACCCTGCTGGCCCCGGCCGGCCACGATCTGCGGCTGGCCCATCTCGCCACGGCGCTGGCCCCGGCCCTGGCCGGCGGGGGCGACACGGACGCGGTGCTGCTGGCCGTGGTCGGCGCTCATCTCTCGGGCATGGCGCTGAACCACCAGTTGCAGGACCTGGGCGCCGCCTTCGTCGAGGCGACGGAGACCGCACCGCTCTACCGGCTGTTCGCCCTGCCCGACAGCGAACCGCCGAAGCCCGGCCTGTTGCGCGGCCAGCCGGGCGGCGCGGTCCAGGTGGAAGTCTACCGCCTGTCGCACGCCGCCTTCGGCCGGTTCGTCGCCGCGATCCCGCCGCCGCTGGGGATCGGCGATCTCCGGCTGGCCGACGGTCGCCGGGTGAAGGGGTTTCTGGTGGAGGCCGAAGCGGTCGCCGACGCCCGCGACATCACCCGGTTCGGCGGCTGGCGGGCCTTCACCGCGCACTCGGCAGCGACGGAGGCGGTCTGA
- a CDS encoding C-terminal binding protein: MRILITDRHASDDGLEQEAAGPDIEIEAFSAPEEVTDDAWARADAIVTYRGTRAVMAALPKLQRARIVVRGGVGFDGLDLKVLGERGIAVCTVPDYGTTEVADHAIALMLALRRGLNRYEQRMRQDPAGLWRYVESPCIDRLRGRTFGVFGMGRIGLAAARRAAAFDMTVVFYDPYQPDGYELATGYKRLASAEELFETADTVSIHSPLTDETRGAINANLLGRMHERAVVVNTARGPIVDLDAMYDALKAGRPAGAGLDVLPQEPADASHPLIKAFMAGEDWLDGRLMVSPHAAFYSPPGLRDLRSKAVATAAQRIRDGSVRNCQNLHFLTE; encoded by the coding sequence ATGCGCATACTCATCACCGACCGCCACGCCTCCGACGACGGACTGGAGCAGGAGGCGGCCGGGCCGGATATCGAGATCGAGGCCTTCAGCGCGCCGGAGGAGGTGACCGACGACGCCTGGGCGCGGGCGGATGCCATCGTCACCTATCGCGGCACCCGCGCGGTGATGGCGGCGCTGCCGAAGCTGCAGCGGGCGCGGATCGTGGTGCGGGGCGGCGTCGGCTTCGACGGGCTCGACCTGAAAGTGCTGGGCGAGCGCGGCATCGCCGTCTGCACCGTGCCCGACTATGGCACGACCGAGGTGGCCGACCATGCCATCGCCCTGATGCTGGCGCTGCGCCGCGGCCTGAACCGTTACGAGCAGCGAATGCGCCAGGACCCGGCCGGCCTCTGGCGCTATGTGGAAAGCCCCTGCATCGACCGTCTGCGGGGCCGCACCTTCGGCGTGTTCGGCATGGGCCGGATCGGCCTGGCGGCCGCGCGCCGGGCCGCCGCGTTCGACATGACCGTGGTGTTCTACGACCCCTACCAGCCGGACGGCTATGAACTGGCCACGGGCTATAAGCGGCTTGCCTCGGCCGAGGAATTGTTCGAGACCGCGGACACCGTCTCGATCCACTCGCCGCTGACGGATGAGACCCGGGGCGCCATCAACGCCAACCTGCTGGGGCGCATGCACGAGCGCGCGGTGGTGGTGAACACGGCCCGCGGGCCGATTGTCGACCTGGACGCGATGTACGACGCGCTGAAGGCCGGCCGTCCCGCCGGTGCCGGGCTCGACGTGCTGCCGCAGGAACCGGCGGACGCGAGCCATCCGCTGATCAAGGCCTTCATGGCCGGCGAGGACTGGCTGGACGGCCGGCTGATGGTCTCGCCGCACGCGGCTTTCTACAGCCCGCCCGGCCTGCGCGACCTGCGCTCCAAGGCGGTGGCGACGGCGGCCCAGCGCATCCGCGACGGCTCGGTCCGCAACTGCCAGAACCTGCACTTCCTGACGGAGTGA
- a CDS encoding amidase, producing MPNREFGPALGTILAGSVCETPQEPCHAPNPILAFRNLCRGTGRKRVRPGTGQIAGIVCCIAHNRGAATACAPGDGGHGAGAGACVRRTRPCGRRHVSSKPLHFLTIAEASELLRSRALSAVELTEHLLARIEAVDPTVNSYLLVTAERALDDARSADAAIAKGEGGPLCGIPVALKDIYDTAGIRTTSGSHLHADRVPAADSVCAARLREAGTVLLGKLQTHEFAFGGPSWDLPAPPARNPWNPDHFTGGSSSGSGAATAAGLALGTLGTDTAGSIRMPAFFCGIAGVKPTYGRVSRRGVSPLGFSLDHCGPMTWTIRDSAMILQALAGHDPRDPGSADRPVPDYCAALTGDIRGLRIGHIRHFYDGDDHAEAPVMQAMDAAVETLQGLGAVVEPVQVSALQTYHACAVIVMMGEAMAIHEPHLRTTPEKYGEIFRDRMMLGSVLTAQDYVQAVRLRRVLAAELQAQFADYDVLLTAGGWGPAPPIDQMSPIYVFQRPLLTSPFNATGSPVASVCNGFAESGLPVGMQIVGRPFDEATVMRVADAFERATPWRDRRPDLG from the coding sequence ATGCCAAATCGTGAATTCGGCCCCGCCCTTGGCACGATCCTTGCAGGCTCGGTGTGTGAAACCCCTCAGGAGCCTTGCCATGCCCCCAACCCCATCCTTGCGTTTCGAAACCTTTGCCGCGGTACTGGCCGCAAACGGGTACGCCCCGGAACAGGCCAAATTGCAGGCATTGTATGCTGCATTGCACACAATCGAGGCGCTGCAACAGCGTGTGCGCCAGGCGACGGCGGACATGGCGCTGGAGCCGGCGCATGTGTTCGTCGAACCCGCCCGTGCGGGAGACGCCACGTGAGCAGCAAGCCATTGCATTTTCTGACGATTGCCGAAGCATCAGAGCTGCTTCGGTCGCGCGCGCTGTCGGCCGTGGAGCTGACCGAACACCTGCTGGCCCGGATCGAGGCGGTCGATCCGACGGTCAATTCCTATCTTCTGGTCACGGCGGAGCGGGCCCTGGACGACGCCAGGAGCGCTGATGCTGCGATTGCGAAGGGGGAGGGCGGCCCGCTTTGCGGCATTCCCGTCGCCCTGAAGGACATTTACGATACCGCCGGCATTCGCACCACCAGCGGCTCGCATCTGCACGCCGACCGGGTGCCCGCGGCGGACAGCGTCTGCGCCGCCCGGTTGAGGGAGGCGGGCACCGTTCTGCTCGGCAAATTGCAGACCCACGAATTCGCCTTTGGCGGTCCGTCCTGGGACCTGCCGGCGCCACCGGCGCGCAATCCCTGGAACCCGGACCATTTCACCGGCGGCTCGTCCAGCGGCTCGGGTGCCGCGACCGCGGCCGGTCTGGCGCTGGGCACGCTCGGCACCGACACGGCCGGCTCCATCCGCATGCCGGCCTTCTTTTGCGGCATCGCCGGGGTGAAGCCGACCTATGGCCGCGTCTCGCGCCGGGGCGTCTCGCCGCTCGGGTTTTCGCTGGACCATTGCGGGCCGATGACCTGGACCATCCGCGACAGCGCGATGATCCTGCAGGCGCTGGCCGGTCACGATCCGCGCGATCCGGGGTCGGCGGACCGGCCCGTGCCCGACTATTGTGCGGCGCTGACGGGCGATATCCGCGGCCTGCGGATCGGCCATATCCGGCATTTCTACGACGGCGACGACCACGCGGAAGCCCCGGTGATGCAGGCCATGGATGCGGCGGTCGAGACATTGCAGGGCCTGGGTGCGGTGGTGGAGCCGGTGCAGGTGTCCGCGCTCCAGACCTATCACGCCTGCGCCGTGATCGTGATGATGGGCGAGGCGATGGCGATCCACGAGCCGCACCTGCGCACGACACCGGAGAAGTATGGCGAGATTTTCCGCGACCGCATGATGCTGGGCTCGGTGCTGACGGCGCAGGACTATGTGCAGGCGGTGCGGCTGCGGCGGGTGCTGGCGGCGGAATTGCAGGCGCAGTTTGCGGACTATGACGTGCTGCTGACCGCCGGCGGCTGGGGCCCGGCGCCGCCGATCGACCAGATGTCGCCGATCTACGTCTTCCAGCGCCCCTTGCTGACCTCGCCGTTCAACGCAACGGGCTCGCCGGTCGCCTCGGTCTGCAACGGCTTTGCCGAGAGCGGCTTGCCGGTGGGCATGCAGATCGTCGGCCGGCCGTTCGACGAGGCGACGGTGATGCGGGTGGCCGACGCGTTCGAGCGGGCGACGCCCTGGCGGGACCGGCGGCCGGACCTCGGCTGA